Genomic window (Xylanimonas protaetiae):
GCGGGACGCGGAGCCTCGGACGGCGATGTGGGCCATGCGGCCATCCTCGGCGCCCGGCGCCCGTCCGGCCCGTCGAGCGGGCCGGACGAGGGCGGGGGCTCAGCAGACGGAGCCGCGGCGGCTGCTCGAGACGGTGCTGCACAGCGCGCCGACCTGCGACTGCAGGGTCGCGACCTGCGACCGGAGGGCGTCGAGGTCGCTGCGCAGGGCCGCGGCGTCGCCGCTCGGCGGGCTCACCGGGCGGTTCGCGAGCCCCTGCGTCGTGGCCTCGACCGCGCCGAGGCGCTGGGCCAGGTCCTCCAGCTGCGACAGCTGCTGGGTGGCCTGCTCGACCGCGGCGACCCGCGAGGCGAGGTCGTCGGTGGTGCCGTCGGCCGACGCGGCCTCGCCGGCCAGCCCGTCGACCTGGCCGGTGACGTCGTGGAGCTGCGACTGCACCTGCGTGACCTCGCGCGCGAGGCTCGCGTTCTGCCGCCACAGCGCCGTCGCCGCACCGCCCGCCGCGAGCGCCAGCAGCAGCGCGACGACGGCCGCGGCCGCCCAGACGCGCGTCGAGACGCGGGAGCCGTCGGCGTCGCCGCCCCCGTCGTCGAGGGCGAACGTGTCGAAGGCGAGGGGCGCGAGCGCGGCTGGGGGAACGGGGGCGGGCAGAGGAACGGGGGCGGGGAGCGCGACCGGATCGGGCGCCTGGGTCGGGGTCGACGCTGCAGGCGCCGCGGCGGAGGCGGCCGCCGCGGGCGTCGATGCCGGGCCGGACGCCACGGCCGCGGCAAGCAGCGCAGCCGGCCCGGGCACCGTCGCCGGCGTGGGCCTCGCGAGCGCGGGCATCGCGCCTGCGGCGGGCGACACCGGTGCAGGCAAGATCGTCGTCTCGTCCGAGGGTCGGGAGCGCGGCGGTGCGGGCTGCGGGGGAGTCGCGGGGGCCTCGGCGAAGTGCCGGCCGCTGCCGCGACGGGTCTGCGGTGCCGCCGCGCCGGGTGCGGTCGATCCTGCCCCCGCCGGCGGAGCCGGGACAGGCGCGGCCACCGGGACAGACGCCGCCGTCGGGACAGACGCCGACGAGACGAGCGGCGTCACCGGGACGGCCGTCGCCCGAACAGGCGTCGCCGGGACTGCCGGCGGCGTGGGGACCACGGGCACCGGGGCGGTCGGGTTCATGCGGCTCCTGTCGGGACGGTCCGGCTCTCCGAGCCGGGCACCGCACATGGTCGCCGTGCCGGGTGGGCGCTGACAAGTCGCGCGTCCACCGGGCGGACGGTCCCGGGTCGGCGCGCGCACCCGGCACGCCGCCGGCGCACCGGTGAGGTGACGGGCACCGACACCGCGGGCACCGACGCGGCGCACGCGGAGGCGACGCGCACGACGGCGGCGGACACTGAGGCGATGAACCTCGTCCAGGTCGCGCTCCGCGCGGAGGACCTCGACCGTGCCACCGACTTCTGGACGCACCTGCTCGGCGCCGGCCCCACGGGACGGTTCGACCCGCCCGGGCTGGTCTTCTTCGACCTCGACGGCGTCCGGCTCCTGCTGGAGCGCGGCGCGCCCGCGTCCCTGCTCTACGTCCACCTCCCCGGCCTGCGCGCACGCCTGCCGGAGCTTGCCGCGGACGGCGTCGTCGTCGAGTCGGAGCCGCACGTGATCTTCCACCACGACGACGCCGCCCTCGGGCCGGCAGGCAAGGACGAGTGGCAGGCGTTCGTGCGCGACAGCGAGGGCAACCTCGTGGGCCTCGTCGACTTCGCCTGAGCGGGCCGGCGGCCGCGCGCCGGCGTCGGCCCGCGGCAGGCGTCAGGCCGACGCCGTGACCTCCGCCGCCCCCTCGGGCGAGGCCTGCACGCGGAACGACCGCCCGCCGACGCGCAGCCCGTCGACGCGCAGCGCACCGATCGCCGACGGCGTCGGGGGCGTGGCCGCGAGCCCGCCGTCGGGCTGCGGGTCGAGGCCGAGCGCTGCCGTGAGGATCGCGACGGCCGACGCCGCCGACCACGCCTGCGGGTGGCACGCGGCCGGGTACGGCAGCGGTCCTGGCCCGTCGCCGACGGCGTTGCCGCCGTACAGCTCGGGCAGCTGGTACGCGAAGTGCGGGGCCGCCTCGAGCAGCCCGCGGGCGAGCACCCCGGCCTCGGCACCCAGCCCGGCCTTCGCGAGCCCGACGACGGCGATGGCCGTGTCGTGCGTCCAGACCGTCCCGCGGTGGTACCCGAGCGGCCAGTACCCCTGCGACGTCGTCGACAGGGTGCGCAGCCCGTACCCGGACGACATGTCGTCTGAGACGAGCCGGCGGGCGACCGCGCGCTCCTCGTCGGGGTCGAGGATGCCCGTGCCGAGCAGGTGTCCCATGTTGGAGGCCACGGAGTCGACCGCGGCGCCGTGCCTGTCGAGGGCGATCGCGACGTACGGGCCGTCGTCGTCGTGCAGCCAGAACTTCTGGCGGAAGCGCGCCTTGAGGGCGGCGGCCCAGTCGCGCCACTCCTGAGACCCGGGGCGCCCGAGGGCGTCGAGCAGGTCCGCGCCGCCCAGAGCCGCCTCGTGGGCGTAGGCCTGCACCTCGGACAAGGCGATCGGGCCCTCGGCGAGCCTGCCGTCCTTCCACTGGATGGAGTCGCCCGAGTCCTTCCAGCCCTGGTTCGACAGGCCGTGCCCGGTGGCGTCGGCGTAGTCGAGGAACCCGTCGCCGTCGGCGTCGCCGTGGTCGCGCATCCACGTCAGCGCCTTGTCGAGCGCGGGCAGCAGGGCCTCGACGTCGTCGCGCGCCATGCCCCACCGCCAGGCGTCGTGGAGCAGGCACACCCACAGGCTGGTCGCGTCGACGGTGCCGTAGTAGAGCGGCGGCAGCGACATGCCGCCCTCGCCCTTGAGCTCCTGGGAGCGCACCTCGTGCAGGATCTTGCCCGGCTGCTCGGCCGTCGCCGGGTCGTCCTTGGTGCCCTGCCGGGCGGCGAGCGTGCGCAGCGTGCCGCGGGCCAGGTCGGTGCCCAGGGGTAGCAGCAGCCGGGCGGCCCAGATCGAGTCGCGGCCGAACAGCGTGAAGAACCACGGGGCGCCCGCGGCGAGGAACGTCTCGTCGGGGGCGAAGTCGGCGCTCATGCGCAGCCCGCCGAGGTCCGCGAGCGAGCGCGTGACCAGCGCGGCGAGGCGCCGGTCGTCCGCCTCGACGGCGGGGACCGCCCACTCCGGGTCGGGGGCGGCGGGGGCGTGCACGACGGCCGCGACCTGCGACCGGACCGACCAGCCCACCGTGACGGGGCTGCCCGGGGCCGCCTGGAGGTCCCACGCGAGCGTCGCACCGGCGTCGTCGATGGTGACCTGGGCTCCCGGCGCGGTGACGACGACGTCGGCGCCGTCGTCGGACCAGCGGACGCCGTCGCCGGTGGCCTGGGGGGCCACGGGCGTGGTCGGGAGCCCCTGCTTGACGGTCTCGGTGCGGGTCAGGTCGGAGGCCACGTGGACCGTGAGGCGGCCGCTCACGGGCGCCTCGGTGCCGCAGGACACCTCGAGCTCCTCGCTCACCTGCCCCGGCGCGACCGTGCGGCGTCGGCGCAGCAGCGTCGTCGGGTCGGCGCCGGGGCCGTCGATCGACCGCAGCACCGCGGACGCCTCGAACGTGCCGGGGCCCG
Coding sequences:
- a CDS encoding VOC family protein, producing the protein MNLVQVALRAEDLDRATDFWTHLLGAGPTGRFDPPGLVFFDLDGVRLLLERGAPASLLYVHLPGLRARLPELAADGVVVESEPHVIFHHDDAALGPAGKDEWQAFVRDSEGNLVGLVDFA
- a CDS encoding glycogen debranching N-terminal domain-containing protein; the protein is MTAETVPLQPLLHDLQVTLRAPSQVWCSPDGQVHPRGLHGVYHADVRVLSEAVVRVDGALPEAVAAGGTGPGTFEASAVLRSIDGPGADPTTLLRRRRTVAPGQVSEELEVSCGTEAPVSGRLTVHVASDLTRTETVKQGLPTTPVAPQATGDGVRWSDDGADVVVTAPGAQVTIDDAGATLAWDLQAAPGSPVTVGWSVRSQVAAVVHAPAAPDPEWAVPAVEADDRRLAALVTRSLADLGGLRMSADFAPDETFLAAGAPWFFTLFGRDSIWAARLLLPLGTDLARGTLRTLAARQGTKDDPATAEQPGKILHEVRSQELKGEGGMSLPPLYYGTVDATSLWVCLLHDAWRWGMARDDVEALLPALDKALTWMRDHGDADGDGFLDYADATGHGLSNQGWKDSGDSIQWKDGRLAEGPIALSEVQAYAHEAALGGADLLDALGRPGSQEWRDWAAALKARFRQKFWLHDDDGPYVAIALDRHGAAVDSVASNMGHLLGTGILDPDEERAVARRLVSDDMSSGYGLRTLSTTSQGYWPLGYHRGTVWTHDTAIAVVGLAKAGLGAEAGVLARGLLEAAPHFAYQLPELYGGNAVGDGPGPLPYPAACHPQAWSAASAVAILTAALGLDPQPDGGLAATPPTPSAIGALRVDGLRVGGRSFRVQASPEGAAEVTASA